Genomic segment of Hippocampus zosterae strain Florida chromosome 12, ASM2543408v3, whole genome shotgun sequence:
ATACTCGTTGATTTTTCGAAATAGTGTTTGTGTAGAATTTCCGGGTTCGCTTGTAAACGCGCGCGTGCGCTcattagttcttttttttacgGGCGGGGGGCAGGTCCAGGCATATTTACCCCCCTCAGCGTTCTCAATGGAgcaagtttgttttttgtgtcaaaCGCTCGTGAAAAGCAAGACCGTTTTTCTCCTGTCACCCTCCACGTTACGGCTGGTGGTGTAGCTGTCGGCGCGTGGCCCTGCGTTGTTTGGAGGTGGGAGGGAGGAATTTCCACAATGAAGCCCGTGCCGGAGTACCGGGTCTTTGTGCTTTGAGTCGGACAGACCGTGTTATTATTGTCAACAACCGACCCCAAAATGGTGAATGTTGAGATGTTGAGCTCCTTTTCGACTTGAGTTAAACGATGCGCGAATACAAAGTGGTGGTCTTGGGCAGCGGCGGGGTCGGAAAGTCCGCCCTCACGGTCCAATTCGTCACCGGGACGTTCATTGAGAAGTACGACCCCACCATAGAGGACTTCTACCGCAAGGAGATCGAGGTGGACTCCTCGCCATCGGTCCTAGAGATCCTGGACACCGCCGGTACCGAACAGTTCGCCTCCATGCGAGACCTGTACATCAAGAACGGACAGGGCTTCATCCTGGTTTATAGCCTGGTCAACCAGCAGAGCTTCCAGGACATCAAGCCCATGAGAGACCAAATCATAAGAGTCAAAAGGTGGGTGAAATGTTGTCAAAGTGGAAAATGCACAATGCATGTAGTTGACATATTCGGCTATCACGGTGCAGGAGTGGGACACATGGCTCCTCAATTTTGGTGTACACCAGACACTAGCAGAAATTGGAAATCTTGAATACTGCACCCTAAAACCGTTGATAATTGACTATTGTAGTTTAAACCACAATTATACTATGTTCGCAAAACATGCTAGCATTTCAAACTCGTCTTTCCACATTAAATTGCCTACGTGCCTTTTGATTCAAGTTGAATTTGTGCAAAGAAGCTGGTGTGTTTGTCACCACTTTACATTACTGATTTTGTAGTAGCTGTTTTGTAATATTTCTGAGTTGGTGATTTAGAAATGCTACCATTTTTAAATACCATTAAAAGTTTAATTCatagccccgcgaccctagtgaggatagagcggtttggaaaaatgtatgtatgtatgtatgttttattCACAGCTCAACTAGTCATAACGTCAACCTTGGCATATTCTTTCTAGATTTGAACACATTTGTGCTGAAACCTATTCTTTTAGTCGCTTAAAAACTCAGACTTGCTGCTTTTGGGCGCATTTTGTCATCATCTTGTGGAATCCTCGTGCCAATTAACTTTGTTGAAGTGAGTCGGGAGCATCACtcagacaaaagtcatgcttTGCCATCATCTTGTGGCATTCTAGCGCCAAGAAACTATCTTGGAAGTGAGGTGAGGATCTTCActttgacaaaagtagtgctttgctatTTATCCTGACGAGGGTCACGggaattgctggagcctatcccagctgacttcaggtgaAAGGTGGAAtaccccctgaactggttgtcagtcaaccacagggcacacatacagacaaacaaccatacgcacccacattcacaccatcactgagtgggaacctaTCCCAtgctgcccacacacaagtcaggcaagtgttCCACAACACCATCCATCAGCAACTCTGtcagaaatgtgatttttttcaagaGGGGTAAATTACAATTATATTATAATTTCTCTGCTGCACTCAATGGCCAACACTAATCGTAGAAGTATGAATCATTTGCACCAAATTGAGCGAGGCATTTCCCACTTGTGACCGACTCTTTGCGACAGATTacaattcattatttttttgccttacaGCTACAggtgttttttgttgatgtatttatttatttatgtatttattacaaCTACATTCATTGTTTTCGACAACTGCAGGGTTGACCAAAGGTTTCCATACAAAGGAACATGATAATGATTGTAATGTCGtaggtcgtgtgtgtgtgtgtgtataattgtATTGTATAACTTCAAGTGACACATGAAATGTGAACACATTGAAGCAACCTGCATACGCATAgctaaataatataaataactcCAAGTGCCATTGCTGAAATATACAATAATATCATGAAATTAATTATGTAGCATTTAGTTGGCCTTTGATGAAACGGGCACaagatgggtgtttgtttttgttttttgcattgatcaCATTTTTTAAGGTGCAACTCAAGCAACCAattgaaactgtaacatttattttgtgaatgcaaagacTTTGTTtatctacccacaatcttgctgctgtagactgtaaatttccccagtgtgggacaaataaaggatatcttaatcttaatcttaaagaaATTCCGGCGGCCGAGTGGCCGACTAGTTAGTGtgtcggcatcacagtgcagaaatGGAGGGTTACTGGTCTTACTGGCCTtactgtgtgtagtttgcatgttctgcccgtgcctgcgtggcttttctacagatactccggtttccttccacactccaaaaacatgcgtagcaggttgATTgtgcactccaaattgtccctaggtgtgattgcgaACACAAATGGTTAGTCGtctatgtgtgtgccctgtgatttggCTGGCGActcgttcagggtgtccccggcctactgcccgaagacggctaggataggctgcagcaccccccgcgacccttgtgaggataagcggatccgaaaatggattAATGGATTGATAAAGACATAGTGGTACAGCTTGTTTCTAAAATCTGGACtaagttttcttcttttttaaagcCTAGACCCAAATAAGAAATGCTGCCCTACCCTGGAGCCACATTTACTAAAGTCTATCATGTGTTGCCCTAATGTTGATTTTTACGGTCCATAATTTAATGATACACAACACAAGAGACGTGGATTTACGACAAGAAGTTGTTTGAGTGCTTGATGACTAATAAAGTCGCTTCCAGTGCAGTATTTTACTCTTGACAGTCAGCAACCATATAAAAATTGATTGATACACATTAATGTATCCCATAGGGCTAATTATAGTGGGGCCTTGGTTTACGACGCTACTGACACGTGTTTTTCCATCCACGGTATATATTTACTGCCATTGTGACTTTACGACACTGTTAGCGTAGGTTAGTAATAGAAGGAACACCAAGACATcccggttgtgttttttttttttttactttgacaatCGTCAACACTACAAAATAGATTGATCTACGTTAATGT
This window contains:
- the LOC127611173 gene encoding ras-related protein Rap-2a; its protein translation is MREYKVVVLGSGGVGKSALTVQFVTGTFIEKYDPTIEDFYRKEIEVDSSPSVLEILDTAGTEQFASMRDLYIKNGQGFILVYSLVNQQSFQDIKPMRDQIIRVKRYEKVPVILVGNKVDLESEREVSSSEGQALAEEWGCPFMETSAKSKTMVDELFAEIVRQMDYAAQPDKDDPCCSSCNIQ